In a single window of the Panthera leo isolate Ple1 chromosome A1, P.leo_Ple1_pat1.1, whole genome shotgun sequence genome:
- the SPINK7 gene encoding serine protease inhibitor Kazal-type 7 encodes MKIIGSLLLFCTVTHFFSSSEAASLSLTTGNCSIYKKYPVVAIPCPIMYLPVCGSDYITYGNECHLCIENLKSNGKVQFLHEGAC; translated from the exons ATGAAGATCATTGGGAGTTTGCTCCTGTTCTGCACAGTGACCCATTTCTTCAGCAGCTCAG AAGCTGCTAGCCTATCTTTAACAACA GGGAACTGCAGCATTTACAAGAAGTACCCAGTGGTGGCCATCCCCTGCCCCATCATGTACCTGCCTGTCTGTGGTTCTGATTACATCACCTATGGGAATGAATGCCACCTATGCATTGAGAATTT GAAAAGTAACGGAAAAGTTCAGTTTCTTCATGAAGGAGCATGCTAA